A stretch of Methanobrevibacter sp. YE315 DNA encodes these proteins:
- a CDS encoding site-specific DNA-methyltransferase, which produces MANSLIEELPKIIKKGRKEANKILEGLSDDSRLTLQTNELVLPSKDQSGYFKEEIKEINEDQWFNKLIYGDNLLAMQALLAGDETTPSMRGKVDLIYIDPPYDSKADYRTKVQLPNTEIEQKPTVIEQFAYKDTWKNGTASYLEMIYPRLLLMKELLSPTGSLMVHVDWHVSHYVKLLLDDIFGKDHFKNEIIWGYGGGGAPKSHYPRKHDNILWYVNGDKWTFNKQYRPYSEKTLQRGLTAVKGDSYSLSDEGAGLDDWWTDSSVQKILSPTAYENLKYATQKPESLLKRIILGHSNEGDIIADFFMGTGTTGAVAEKNNRRWIMSDLGKPATMITRKRLIDQEANPFLYQSIGDYQKEQYEQSEFRTIRDLSHVVMSLYGALPFNDNESRTNLGYIKDKKTLVLVDSPSKLTGYNTLIKAQKLRNTYQGGWDNVVVLGWNFVQNIGQIISDLNDKKLNVLVIPPDLLEQLKTKTKAKQLIKTGNLRFSSLQYLTVKEPVVEHYNDELEILTVELDNYVLLSPEALPLDDSNKKKLSEIIGNDPLALIEYWSIDPDYDGKVFRSKWQDYRENTANDNDPYRVIRRARINVPKINAKRTICVKAVDVFGFESATTIRIGE; this is translated from the coding sequence ATGGCAAATTCTTTAATTGAAGAACTACCGAAGATTATTAAAAAAGGTAGAAAAGAAGCAAATAAAATATTAGAAGGATTGTCCGATGATAGTAGATTAACTTTACAAACTAATGAGTTAGTGTTGCCATCAAAAGACCAAAGTGGATATTTTAAAGAAGAAATAAAAGAAATTAATGAAGACCAATGGTTTAATAAATTAATTTATGGAGATAACTTATTAGCCATGCAAGCATTACTAGCAGGCGATGAAACAACTCCTTCAATGCGAGGAAAAGTAGACTTGATTTATATAGACCCACCCTATGACTCCAAAGCGGATTATAGGACAAAAGTACAACTCCCAAATACAGAAATTGAACAAAAACCAACTGTTATTGAGCAATTTGCATATAAAGATACATGGAAAAATGGAACTGCTAGTTATTTGGAAATGATTTATCCTAGATTATTATTAATGAAAGAATTATTAAGTCCAACTGGTTCCCTCATGGTTCATGTTGATTGGCACGTTTCACATTATGTTAAATTACTATTAGATGATATATTTGGTAAAGATCATTTTAAAAATGAAATTATATGGGGGTATGGCGGAGGAGGAGCTCCTAAATCCCATTATCCAAGAAAGCACGATAATATTTTATGGTATGTTAATGGAGATAAATGGACTTTTAATAAACAATATAGACCTTATTCTGAAAAAACATTACAAAGAGGATTAACTGCAGTTAAAGGTGATTCTTATTCACTTAGTGACGAAGGAGCAGGTCTAGATGATTGGTGGACAGATAGCAGCGTTCAAAAAATTTTAAGCCCCACTGCATATGAAAATCTTAAATATGCTACACAAAAACCCGAAAGTTTATTGAAAAGAATCATACTAGGACATAGTAATGAAGGAGATATAATCGCTGATTTTTTCATGGGAACTGGGACTACTGGTGCTGTTGCTGAAAAAAATAATAGAAGATGGATTATGTCTGATTTAGGCAAACCTGCAACAATGATTACTCGTAAAAGATTGATTGACCAAGAAGCAAATCCATTCCTATACCAATCTATTGGTGATTATCAAAAAGAGCAATATGAACAATCAGAATTTAGAACTATACGTGATTTATCACATGTAGTTATGAGTTTATATGGTGCTTTACCATTTAATGATAATGAATCTCGAACTAATTTAGGTTATATTAAAGATAAGAAAACATTAGTCCTTGTTGATTCACCATCTAAATTAACTGGTTATAATACTCTCATTAAAGCTCAAAAATTAAGAAATACTTATCAAGGTGGATGGGATAATGTTGTTGTTTTAGGGTGGAATTTTGTTCAAAACATCGGCCAAATAATATCTGATTTGAATGATAAAAAATTAAATGTTTTAGTCATTCCTCCTGATTTATTAGAACAATTAAAAACTAAAACAAAAGCCAAACAGTTAATTAAAACTGGTAATTTGAGATTTTCATCATTACAATATCTAACTGTTAAAGAACCAGTAGTTGAACATTATAATGATGAATTAGAAATATTAACTGTTGAATTAGATAATTATGTGTTGTTGTCCCCTGAAGCATTACCTTTAGATGATTCAAATAAAAAGAAACTATCAGAAATAATAGGTAATGATCCATTAGCATTAATTGAATATTGGAGTATTGATCCGGATTATGATGGAAAAGTATTTAGGAGCAAATGGCAAGATTACCGTGAAAATACAGCTAATGATAATGATCCTTATAGAGTTATTAGACGTGCAAGAATTAATGTTCCTAAAATAAATGCAAAAAGGACAATATGTGTAAAAGCTGTTGATGTGTTTGGATTTGAAAGTGCCACTACAATTAGAATAGGAGAGTAA
- a CDS encoding DEAD/DEAH box helicase family protein, whose protein sequence is MAKKSKGTGRTPLKMAKSLSEEVNEAWKNGTFYEKVSPVTQDLLRYWFFPTFCDIRDINFHEGQKQAILNVIYLHEVLCVKNVKDLYFSTDEELLQELDLDELGDDKYQHPMYAVKMATGTGKTWVMHALLIWQYLNASDYLNEGNFSKNFLLVAPGLIVYNRLLDAFLGKENENGIREFETSDFKRFQELFIPEAYRNKIFGFLQSSVLKKEEISSKVTGDGMIAITNWHLFLRDEKDDIIVDNPLENPTQVIQNVLPVSPGKTSGNDLTVLDNNFIKGGELEYLSALDNLVVFNDEAHHIYNSKKEKEKQWQRSLKRISKSKGQKFIQIDFTATPYKTNRGTQHYFPHVIVDFDLKTAIHNGLVKMIAIDKREEVATIKELDFKAERDANKKVIGLSNGQRLMLRAGYTKLKILENEFVGFDKDKYPKMLVVCEDTNVAPFVTQFFINEGLKEEDILEIHSNKQGEVSEDEWERIKQRLFNIDSYQTPKIIISVLMLKEGFDVNNICVIVPLRSTESDILLEQTIGRGLRLMWRGREYEDIKAESRHKLLKEHREPDNYLDLLSIVEHPRFIEYYDKLEGLVVQDTGREGKPRVLGDMITVGLRENYEEYDFNWPIIIQESEEILTNDKLSLNNLEPYDVPLSELQIIKGEGGEKFKSQEITVRTKFGQYRVSADIFTVENYNEFLSKIISNVTSMFQNIGKKNKAFPMLQINQAELMGLIDNYIRNKLFNEPFNPMENENWRILLMSENSIISHIIKQISKCIQEIHQNVDVTKAIVQEIKFSSVDELRMRENYSIDVTKCIYKRLSFPSHGGGLEKAFIETLDIDGEVEAFTKINEYYHTFATFTYIRDDGLLARYYPDFIVKIGDVIYIVETKADKDKNSPNVQRKRIATLDMIEKINLLSPENRMYSEWKYVLLGENTFYTHSINGASVKEILEYTIVTEQKAKGYSTLDNF, encoded by the coding sequence ATGGCTAAAAAATCAAAAGGAACAGGAAGAACACCTTTAAAAATGGCAAAGTCATTAAGTGAAGAGGTTAATGAAGCTTGGAAAAATGGTACTTTTTATGAAAAAGTATCACCTGTAACACAAGATTTATTAAGATATTGGTTTTTCCCCACATTCTGTGATATTAGAGATATTAATTTTCATGAAGGGCAAAAACAAGCTATTTTAAATGTTATTTATCTTCATGAAGTGTTATGTGTTAAAAATGTAAAAGATTTATATTTTAGCACTGATGAAGAATTACTTCAAGAACTAGATTTAGATGAATTAGGGGACGATAAATACCAACATCCCATGTATGCAGTGAAAATGGCAACTGGAACTGGTAAAACTTGGGTAATGCATGCATTATTGATTTGGCAATATTTAAATGCAAGTGATTATTTGAATGAAGGAAATTTTTCTAAAAACTTTTTACTCGTAGCACCAGGATTAATTGTTTATAATAGATTATTGGATGCATTTCTCGGTAAAGAAAATGAAAATGGGATTCGAGAATTTGAAACATCTGATTTTAAAAGATTTCAAGAGTTATTCATACCTGAAGCATATAGAAACAAAATATTTGGTTTTTTACAATCTTCCGTTCTTAAAAAAGAAGAAATATCTAGCAAAGTCACTGGCGATGGAATGATAGCTATAACCAATTGGCATTTGTTTTTAAGAGATGAAAAAGATGATATAATAGTTGATAATCCCTTAGAAAATCCCACACAAGTTATACAAAATGTATTACCTGTTTCCCCTGGGAAAACTAGTGGAAATGACTTAACTGTATTGGACAATAATTTTATTAAAGGTGGAGAATTAGAATACTTGTCTGCATTAGATAATCTAGTTGTTTTTAATGATGAAGCACATCATATTTATAATTCTAAAAAAGAAAAAGAAAAACAATGGCAAAGAAGTTTAAAAAGAATTTCTAAGTCTAAAGGTCAAAAATTCATTCAAATTGATTTTACTGCAACTCCTTACAAAACAAATCGTGGAACACAACATTACTTCCCACATGTTATTGTAGATTTTGATTTAAAAACAGCAATTCATAATGGTTTAGTTAAGATGATTGCAATTGATAAACGTGAAGAAGTTGCAACTATAAAAGAATTAGACTTCAAAGCTGAAAGAGATGCTAATAAAAAAGTAATAGGACTTTCAAATGGTCAAAGATTGATGCTTAGAGCAGGATATACAAAATTGAAAATATTAGAAAATGAATTTGTTGGGTTTGATAAAGACAAATATCCTAAAATGTTAGTTGTCTGTGAAGACACTAATGTAGCCCCCTTTGTTACCCAATTCTTTATAAATGAAGGATTAAAAGAGGAAGATATTCTTGAAATACATTCTAATAAACAAGGAGAAGTTTCAGAAGATGAATGGGAAAGAATAAAACAAAGATTATTCAATATAGATAGTTACCAAACACCAAAAATAATAATATCTGTTTTGATGCTTAAAGAAGGTTTTGATGTGAACAACATTTGTGTTATTGTACCTTTGAGATCAACTGAGTCAGACATTTTACTTGAACAAACTATTGGCAGAGGTTTAAGATTAATGTGGAGAGGTAGAGAATATGAAGACATCAAAGCTGAAAGTAGGCATAAACTTTTAAAGGAACATAGAGAACCTGATAATTACTTGGATTTATTAAGTATTGTTGAACATCCAAGATTTATAGAATATTATGATAAATTAGAAGGACTTGTTGTTCAAGATACTGGAAGAGAGGGTAAACCAAGAGTATTAGGGGACATGATTACTGTTGGCCTAAGAGAAAATTATGAAGAGTATGACTTTAATTGGCCAATAATCATCCAAGAAAGTGAAGAAATCTTAACTAATGATAAATTATCACTAAACAATCTAGAACCATATGATGTGCCCCTATCTGAACTGCAAATTATTAAAGGTGAAGGTGGAGAGAAATTTAAATCACAAGAGATTACCGTAAGAACAAAATTTGGACAATATAGGGTTAGTGCTGATATTTTTACTGTAGAAAATTATAATGAATTTTTATCTAAAATAATATCTAATGTTACTTCCATGTTCCAGAATATTGGTAAGAAAAACAAAGCTTTTCCTATGTTGCAAATAAACCAAGCAGAATTAATGGGATTGATTGATAATTACATTAGAAATAAATTATTTAATGAACCTTTTAATCCAATGGAAAATGAAAACTGGCGTATTTTATTGATGTCTGAAAACAGTATAATTAGTCACATCATAAAACAAATTAGTAAATGTATCCAAGAGATTCATCAAAATGTTGATGTTACAAAAGCTATTGTGCAAGAGATTAAATTTTCTAGTGTTGATGAACTTCGTATGCGAGAAAATTATTCTATAGATGTTACTAAGTGTATTTATAAAAGATTATCCTTCCCTTCACACGGTGGCGGATTAGAAAAAGCTTTCATTGAAACACTTGATATTGACGGTGAAGTTGAAGCTTTTACAAAGATTAATGAATATTACCATACTTTTGCAACTTTTACATATATTCGAGACGATGGCCTACTTGCAAGATATTATCCAGATTTCATTGTAAAAATTGGGGACGTGATTTATATTGTTGAAACCAAAGCAGATAAAGATAAAAATTCGCCAAATGTTCAAAGGAAGAGAATAGCTACACTGGATATGATAGAAAAAATTAATTTATTATCACCAGAAAATCGTATGTATTCTGAATGGAAATATGTTCTGTTAGGTGAAAACACTTTCTACACCCATAGCATTAATGGAGCTTCCGTTAAAGAAATTCTTGAATATACAATTGTAACTGAGCAAAAAGCAAAAGGATATTCAACATTAGATAATTTTTAA